In Longimicrobiales bacterium, the genomic stretch AGCCCCTACCCGCCGTCACTGCTGCCTTGAACTGGAAGCACAAGGCTTCCCGCGCGAGGTGCTTCGGCCGCGAACCCTTGCATCGAGCCAAACGTTTGACAGGTGGGGCAATCTGGCCGTGGTGGCAGCGCGGGGTGCCACTTGACTTGGCCTGCTTGGATAAGGTCGTACGGTGCTGACCATCCTGGTTCCGGCCGGAGTGCTACGACGGCGTGTTCGCCGGCGAACCATTGATCGTGGTGTCCGTTGCGCTGGAGGTAGGTGGCGACGGCCATCTTCGCGGCGAACTGTCCGACGAGGTGCAGATCCGTGCCCACCGCGGTCATGGCGTGGTGCTGGGCAAGGTAGCCGCTGCCTGGTTCGAAGTCCGGTATGAGACCACCGGTTTCGGTGAGCGTATCCAGCCGGCATTGGTAGCAGCCGTGGTCGGGCCGTGGCCACAGCCGCATCAGGTCTCCGTAGGCGCCGTCGCCGAGCACGCATGCGAGGATGGCCGGGATTCCGGCGCGCCGGGCGAGGTGGCTGATGACGCGGCGTGGCAGAACTCCGTCCGCGGCGCACACGATCACGTCGGTCTCGGTGAGCAGATCACGAACGAAGTCGGTGTCGCGGACGACGTTGTACTCGTGCGGGACGACGCGGGTGTCGGGCCGGGCAGCCTCTAGGTCGGCGCGGAGAGCCTTGACCTTGAGCTTGCCGACGTGGCGGGGGCCGCAGACGT encodes the following:
- a CDS encoding ThiF family adenylyltransferase, with amino-acid sequence EFAMWHVSLDGAVPLDLDVQTEQAGVTLLAPHWPVEDVQRGRVLLVGAGSIGGAAALGMATAGIGLLHLVDPGRLRWHNLPRHVCGPRHVGKLKVKALRADLEAARPDTRVVPHEYNVVRDTDFVRDLLTETDVIVCAADGVLPRRVISHLARRAGIPAILACVLGDGAYGDLMRLWPRPDHGCYQCRLDTLTETGGLIPDFEPGSGYLAQHHAMTAVGTDLHLVGQFAAKMAVATYLQRNGHHDQWFAGEHAVVALRPEPGWSAPYDLIQAGQVKWHPALPPRPDCPTCQTFGSMQGFAAEAPRAGSLVLPVQGSSDGG